The Ornithinimicrobium sufpigmenti genome includes the window GCCCAGCCGCATTCGGTGCACCGGTAGGAAGGCCTGGTCCCGCTCTTGCTCGCCACGCCCCCGAGGGTATGCCGTGCCACCGACACCCCCCGCGCGCCCGGGTTCAGTGACCGGCGGCGCGGGTGGCCGGATGGACGTGGAGCGGCAGCAGCCGGCGACCACCGGGGGTGGCTCGCAGGGCCGCGGCCGCGGCGAGGTGGTCCTCGCACAGGGTGACGAGCTCGGCATACCCCTCCGGCCCGATCAGCTCCACGAGCTCGTCGCGCAGCGAGAGGTAGACCGGCTCGGCGGCGGTGTGCGCGTCGGGGTGCCCGGTGCAGTACCAGTCGAGGTCGTGCCCGCCCGGCCCCCAGGCGCGGCGGTCGAACTCGCCGATCGAGATCTCCAGGTAGGAGGTGCCGTCCGCGAGCTCCACGTCGCGGTAGTCCCGCTTGAGCGGCAGCTGCCAGCACACGTCCGGCTTGGTCGTGTGCGGAGGGACACCGGTCGCGACGGCGTGCTGGTGCAGCGCGCAGCCGGCGCCGGCGGGGAAGCCGGGGCGGTTGAGGAAGATGCAGGCGCCGTCCACCACGCGGGTCGCGACCTCCGCCCGGTCGTGCTCCCCGTCCTGCACGCCGTGGCGCACCGACCAGCCCTCGTCCCGGCCTGGACCGTGCAGCTGCCACTCGTCGGGCCCCAGCTGCTCGACCACGGCCGCCACCCTGGCCACGTCGTCGGCGTCGGTGAAGTGGGCGCCGAGGGTGCAGCAGCCGGCGTCGGGCTGGTCCGCGTCGATGCCCGGGCACCGGCCCTCGCCGAAGAGGCAGTGCCAGCGCGAGGTGAGCCAGGTCAGGTCCAGCCGGAGCCGCTGGGCGGGCTCGGCAGGATCGGTCAGCTCGACCCACAGGCGAGGGGTGTCGAGCGGGGTCTCGGTCACCGGTTCAGGGTAGAGGGGAGGGAGAGGGGATAATGAGCCCATGCGCCTAGGTGTCATCGACGTGGGTTCGAACACGGTGCACCTGCTGGTCGTGGATGCCTACCACCCGGGTGCGCACCCGATGCCGGACTACTCCCACAGCACCGTGCTGCGGCTGGCCGAGCACATGACCCCAGGCGGCGACATCTCCGCCGAGGGGGCGCAGCTGCTCTCCCGCTTCGTGGGCGAGTGCGTCGAGGTCGCCGAGGAGCGCGGGGTCAAGCAGCTCATGGGCTTCGCGACCAGCGCGATCCGCGACGCAGGGAACACCGAGGACGTGCTGGCCCAGGTCAAGGCCTCCTCAGGAGTGGACCTCGACGTGCTGGAGGGTGACGCCGAGGCGCGGGTCACCTTCCTGGCGGCACGGCGCTGGTTCGGCTGGTCGGCGGGCCGGCTGCTGCTCATCGACATCGGCGGGGGCTCCCTGGAGCTGGCTGCCGGGCTCGACGAGGATCCGGACGTCGCCCTGTCGGTTCCCCTCGGCGCAGGCCGGCTGACCCGCGAGCTGAGCAAGGACCCACCCGGAGCCGGCGAGCTCAAGGTGCTGCGCAAGCGGGTCCGCTCCGAGATCGCCAGCCTCCAGCCCCGGCTGGCCCGGGTGGGCGAGCCGCAGCTGGCCGTCGGTACCAGCAAGACGATCCGCTCCCTGGCCCGGGCCTGTGGTGCGGCACCGCGGGCCGAGGGCCCCTACGTGCCCCGGACCCTGGCCCTGGCCGACCTCACCGAGCTGGTCCAGAAGCTGGCCCTGATGCCGGCGGCCAAGCGCGCGAACCTGCCCGGGGTCTCTGCCGCCCGCGCCCCGCAGCTGCTCGCCGGCGCGGTCGTCGTCGAGGCGTCCATGGACCTGCTCGGGCTGGACACGCTCACGGTCTGCCCCTGGGCCCTGCGGGAAGGTCTGATCCTGCGTTTCCTGGACTCCCTCACCGGCCGTGACGACTCCACGAACGGGTACCGGGCATGAACCACATCCCCGTGCACCTGTCGACCTCCTCGGTCTACCCCGAGAACGCCGCCTACGCCTTCGACCTGGCCCAGCGCCTGGGCTACGACGGCGTGGAGATCATGGTCTGGACCGATCCGGTCACCCAGGAGGCCGGCGCGCTCAACGCCCTGGCCGAGCTGCACGAGCTGGCGATCGGGGCCATCCACGCGCCCACCCTGCTCCTCGCCCAGCGGCTCTGGGGCTGGGAGCCGTGGGGCAAGATCGAACGCGCCCTGGACCTGGCGGCCGAGGTCGGCGCCCAGTGCGTCGTGGCCCATCCTCCCTTCCGGTGGCAGCGGGGGTATGCCGAGGGGTTCGTCGAGGGGGTGGCAGAGCGGGAGGAGCGCTGGGGCGTCCCGATCGCGGTGGAGAACATGTTCCCCTGGCGTACCGGGGCCTCGGCGATGCAGGCCTACCTGCCCGGGCCCGACCCGCGCCCCTATCCCTACGAGCACGTCACGCTGGACATCAGCCACGCCGCGACCGCCGGCACCGACGCCCTGGAGCTCGCCCGGGACCTGGGACCGCGGATCCGCCACGTGCACCTCGGCGACTCCTTCGGCTCGTTCAAGGACGAGCACCTGGTGCCCGGCCGGGGCGGTCAGCGCTGTCAGGAGGTGCTGGAGTTCCTCGTCGACCAGGACTTCACCGGCATCGTCAGCCTGGAGGTCGGCACCCGCCGCATGTCCTCCCCGTCGCGGGAGGAGGCGCTCGCCGAGTCCCTCGCCTTCGCCCGCGAGCACCTGGGCCAGCACGACCTGCCCGGCGCGCGGCGGCATACCTCCTGAAGGCACCGGGCAGTCCTCAAGGCGCTGTGCAGGCGGCAGCCTCGCGCGCGGCCCTGAGCACCCGCAGGCGTAGCCTTGCGCCCATGGACCTCGCCGATCTCAACCCCTCGGCCGTGCTGCGGCAGACCCTGCTGGGCGTGAGCCGCAACGACCAGCTCCGGCAGCTCATCCAGCAGGCGCCGGTCAGCCGGGACGTGGTCAAGCGCTTCGTCGCCGGCGAGGAGACGCCGGACGCCGTCCGCGTCGCGGGCGAGCTGGTCGAGACGCGGCGCCGGGTCACCATCGACTACCTCGGCGAGGACACCCTGGACCCGGAGCAGGCGGCCAGCACCAGGGACGCGTACCTGGAGCTGCTGGGTGCGCTCTCCGACGCCGGCCTGACCGCCGACGGGACCGTCGAGGTGAGCCTGAAGCTGTCCGCGCTGGGTCAGGCCCTGGGCCGCGACGGTCACCGCATCGCGCTGGACCACGCGCGCGCGGTCTGCCAGGCCGCCGCCAACGTCGGCACGACCGTGACCGTCGACATGGAGGACCACACCACGACCGACCTCACCCTGGCCACGGTGCGGGAGCTGCGCCAGGACTGGCCGTGGGTGGGGGTGGCCCTGCAGAGCTACCTCTACCGGACCGAGGAGGACTGCCGCGACCTCGCCCACGAGGGTTCGCGGGTGCGCCTGTGCAAGGGCGCCTACAAGGAGCCGGCGAGCGTGGCCTACCAGGACTCCGGCGATGTCGACCGGGCCTACGTGCGGTGCCTGAAGATCCTGCTGCAGGGTCAGGGCTACCCGATGGTGGCCAGCCACGACCCGCGGCTGATCGAGATCACCAGCGTGCTGGCGGCCAAGGCCCAGCGCTCCGCGGACAGCTTCGAGTTCCAGATGCTCCTCGGCATCCGACCGGAGGAGCAGCGGCGCCTCGCGGGTGCCGGCGCCCAGATGCGCGTCTACCTGCCCTACGGCCAGGACTGGTACGGGTACCTCGTCCGGCGGATGGCCGAGCGCCCCGCCAACCTGAGCTTCTTCCTGCGCGGCCTGGCGAGCCGGGGATGAGCAGGGGTGTGCAGGGGGACGGGCACAGGGATGAGCAGAGGGACGAGCAGGGTATGACGATCGCCGTCCTGGGCGCGGGGGTGATGGGCGGGACGTTGGTCGCCGCACTGGTCCGCTCCGGCCACCGGCCCTCCGACATCATCGTCGCCGACAAGTCCGCCGAACGGGCCGCGCAGGTGGCGCTGCCCCACGGTGCCCGGCACGACAGCGCCGAGGAGGCCGTGGCCGCGGCGCAGACCGTCGTGCTGGCCGTCAAGCCGCAGGACATGTCGGCGCTCATCGACCAGATCCGTGATCAGATGCGGCCGGAGACCCTCGTCGTGTCGATCGCCGCCGGGATCAGCACGGCGTTCCTGGAGGCCCGGCTGGCCGAGGGCACCTCGGTCGTGCGGGTGATGCCGAACACCCCGGCCCTGGTGGACCAGGGCATGTCCGCGCTCAGCCCGGGACGGCACTGCACGCCCGAGCACCTGGCTCAGGCCAGGGCCCTGCTGGAGCACGTGGGCCGCGTGATCGTGCTCGACGAGGGCCACCAGGACGCGGTCACCGCCATCAGCGGCAGCGGACCGGCCTACATCTTCTACGTGGTCGAGGCGATGATCGAGGCAGGGGTCCTGCTGGGGCTGCCCCGGGACACCGCGACAGAGCTCGTCGTCCAGACGTTGTATGGTGCCGCCACGATGATCCGCGAGACGGGGCACCACCCCACGGTGCTCCGTGAGCAGGTCTCCAGCCCCGGCGGCACCAGCGTTGCTGCGCTCCGGGCGCTCGAGGATCACAAGGTCAGGGCAGCCTTCCTCACCGCGATGGAGGCGGCCGCGGTCCGGTCCCGGGAGCTTTCTCCTCGGCCCGAGTGAGCCAGGGTGCAGGTCACCTCAGAGTTCACCCTGCCGGGCGAGGGACGCCGGAACCCGTATGACAGAGTAGGGAACATGAGCGAGATTCACGTGCGCGTCCTGGACGAGGACGAGTGGCAGACCTACAAGAGTGTGCGTCTGCGGGCGTTGCGTGAGTCTCCCGAGGCCTTCGTCGCCTCCGCCGAGGAGGAAGAGAGCCTGGAGGACGCGGTCTGGCAGGAGCGGCTCGCCCGCTCCCAGCGGCTGCTCGCCGAGGAGAACGGCGACGTGATCGGCGTGGCCAGCGTCGGCGGTGTCCACCGCACCCAGTCCGACGACATCGGCGAGCTCTTCGGCCTGTGGGTCCAGGCGGACCGCCGCGGCAGCGGCGTCGCCCGGCGGCTGCTCGAGCACGCCGCCGTCGTGGCCCGCGGCGCCGGCCTGAAGCAGCTGGTCTACTGGGTCGGGACCGACAACGGCCGCGCGGTCGCCTTCGCGTCCAGCTTCGGCTTCCGTCCGACCGACGACCGCCGCCCGATGCGGATCCACGGCGTCGACGCGGAGGACGCCGAGTCCGAGGAGATGAAGATGGTCTACCCCCTCGGGGACGCGGCCGGGGTTCCCACCTCTCTGTGACCTCCCACCCCTGAGCCCGGCCACGCCGGTCGGTGCCGGCCCAGGGTGGGCCATGCCGGCCTCTGTGCAGTCTCGACCGTCGGCGGGTCGGCCCCGGGCGTGGACTACGTTGGGCCCATGAGCGGCTCATGGGTGATGTGGGACGAGCGCTACACGGCCTACGACTTCGGACCGGGCCACCCCATGCACCCCAGCCGGCTCGATCTCACCTACCGGCTGGCCACGGCGCTGGGCCTGCTCGACCACGACGACGTCGAGGTGGTCCCCGTGGAGCCGGCCCGGGTGGCGGACCTGCTCACCGTGCACAGCCCGGACCATGTGACCGAGGTCAAGAAGGTCTCGGCCGACCCGAGCCTGGCCCGCGGCCGGCACGGCGTCGGCACCGAGGACACCCCCGCGTTCGCCGGCATGCACGAGGCCTCCTCCTACGGCGTCGGCGGCACCCTGGCGGCCTGCGAGGCCGTGTGGTCGGGGCGGACCAAGCGGGCGGTGAACATCGCCGGCGGGATGCACCACGCGATGCCCGAGGCGTCGGCGGGCTTCTGCGTCTACAACGACATCGCCGTGGGGATCAAGCGGATGCTGGACCTGGGCGCGGAGCGCGTGGTGTACCTCGACCTGGACGTGCACCACGGCGATGGCGTGGAGCGCGTCTTCTGGAACGACCCCCGGGTGCTGACCGTGTCGATGCACGAGAGCGGCCGGGCGCTCTACCCCGGGACCGGTTTCCCCGGCGACACCGGCGGCCCCAAGGCGCAGGACACGGCCGTCAACATCGCGCTGCCGCCGGGCACGGGCGACGAGGGGTGGCTGCGCGCCTACCAGGCGGTGGTCCCCACCATCGTCCGGGCCTTCAACCCGCAGGTCGTCGTCAGCCAGCACGGCTGCGACTGCCACTATGCCGACCCGCTGGCCCACCTGACCGTCTCGATGGACGCGCTGGCGGTGGCCTGCGGCTGGGTGGCCGAGCTGGCCGAGGACACCGCCGAGGGCCGCTGGGTCTCCCTGGGCGGTGGGGGGTATGAGCTGGTCGACGTCGTGCCCCGGGCCTGGACCCACCTCATCGGCGTGGTCACCGGTCGCCCCGTCGACCCCTCGGCGCCCGTGCCGCAGTCCTGGCGCGACTACGTCCTGGAGGTCTACGGCAGGGAGGCGCCGACGCTCATGGGGGACCGTGGTGGCCGGCCGATCCGCTACGGACGCTGGGAGGACGGCTACCAGCCCGAGGACCCCGTCGACTCGGCCATCATGGCCACCCGCCGCGCCATCTTCCCCGGCTGGGGACTCGACCCCTACTTCGACTGAGGACCTCGCGCCACGTGCGCCACAGCTGACTCGTTGGTCACGCCCGGCGTGTCAGGCTGGACTTTTCTTCCACAACGACTTTCGCAAGGACCACATCTGCCCCTATGGTTAGGCCCGACAACCAAGAGTCGGGTCAGCGTGCCGGAGGGGAAGCCGAGTTCGCACACCCGCGTGAAGAGAGACGGGATGCGTCCTATGGCAGATGAGCGCCAGCTCGCTGAGATGACGTTCATGACCGTGGCCGAGGTGGCCGCCGTCATGCGCGTGTCCAAGATGACGGTGTACCGCCTGGTGCACTCCGGAGAGCTTCCCGCCGTGCGCGTGGGCCGCTCGTTCCGTGTCCCGGAGCAGGCGGTGCACGACTACCTCCAGGACTCCTACCACGGCACCGCCTGAGGGCCTGCCCTCCGCAGCCGACCCCCGCCCCCGCACCGTCGCGTCTGGGTGGGCACGTTTGGGCGGTCCTGTCCCGCCGCGTTAGGCTGATCCAATCCGTTGTGCGCACCGGCCCGCGTCGAGAGCGCATGCACCACGACCGACGAACAAAGGACTGCCTATGGGCTCCGTGATCAAGAAGCGCCGCAAGCGCATGGCGAAGAAGAAGCACCGCAAGCTGCTGCGCAAGACGCGTCACCAGCGTCGCAACAAGAAGTGACTGAGAGTCCGGTCGCTGTCAGGTGGCCGGACCACCGCACAGGCATGGCGCCCCACCCCTCCGGGTCGGGCGCCATCGTCGTGCCCGGGAAGGAGGTCGGCATGTGGGACCGGTTGTGGCGGCGACGCCCTGAGGCCGCGAGCCGCCGGGCGGCGCAGCCCTCACCCGAGGTGGTCGTCGTGACCCGGGCGGGCTGCCACCTGTGCGAGGAGATGCTGGCGGTGGTGGGAGCCGGGCTTGGCCCCGGGGGGGAGCCCCGCACGCTCGACGTGGACGCCGCCCTGCGCGCCGGGCAGATCAGCGCCGAGCAGCACGAGCGGTGGACCACGCTGGTGCCGGTGCTGCTGGTCGACGGCCGGGAGGTGGCCCACTACCGGGTGGAGCCGGGGCAGCTCGCCGGGCTGCTGGGCCGCGACGACAAGGGTCGTGGATCCCCTGGATCCCGCCGTTTTGGAGGATGAGGGGGTCCCGCCATACAGTGAGGGGGTCCGCGTCGCCGTCGTGCAAGGGTCTGATATAAGCCCTCCCGGTCGACGCCGTCCAACGAGAGGAGCCGGTGCCGCCGTGATGGCCGAGTCCACCCGACGGGGGGTGCCGGAAGCCACCGTCGGACGACTCCCGGGTTATCTCCAGGCACTCTCCGGCCTCGCCGACCAGGGGCGGCGCTCCGTCTCCAGCGAGGAGCTCGCCGCCCTCGCCGGTGTCCGCTCGGCCCAGGTGCGCAAGGACCTGTCCCACCTCGGCTCCTACGGCGTGCGTGGCGTGGGCTACGACGTCGCGCGGCTCTCGGAGCAGGTCTCGGCCGAGCTGGGGCTCTCCCAGGACTGGCCCGTCGTCATCGTCGGCATGGGCAACCTGGGTCGTGCGCTGGCCGCCTACGGCGGTCTGGCCACCCGCGGCTTCCGCGTGGTCGCCGTGGCCGACCGCGACCCGGCCGTGGTCGGCACCACGGTGGAGGGTATGCCGGTCTGCCGCCTGGAGGACCTGGACCCGCTCACCACGCCGGTCTCGGTCGGTGTCATCACGACCCCGGGGGACCAGGCCCAGTCCGTCGCCGACCAGCTGGTCGCGCTCGGGGTGCGGTCCATCCTGACCTTCGCCCCCGGGGTGCTCACCGTCCCGGCCGATGTCGACGTGCGTGCCGTCGACCTCGGCACCGAGCTGCAGATCCTGGCCTTCCACCAGCACCAGCGCTCGCTGGTGACCGCCGAGGCCCAGACGGGGGTGGTCTCGTGAGCGTCCTGGTCGTCGGCATCTCCCACCACAGCGCTCCCATCGACCTGCTCGAGCGGGTGGCCCTCGACAACCAGGGCGCCGACGCACTGGCTCGGCAGGTGCATTCCGCCGGGAACGTCGAGGAGGCGATGGTGCTCGCCACCTGCAACCGCCTCGAGGTGGTCGTGGAGGCCAGCACCTTCCACGGTGCGGTGTCCGAGATCGGCGAGCTGCTGTGCGAGCTGAGCGGGCTGGACCACGACCAGCTGTCGCCGCACCTGTACGTGCACCACGACGAGCGCGCGGTGGCCCACCTGTTCAACCTGGCCTGCGGCCTGGACTCGATGGCGGTCGGAGAGAGCCAGATCCTGGGCCAGCTGCGCGCCGCGCTGGCCGCCGCCCAGCGGGACGCCCGCCTTGGACCGGCCCTGAACCCGCTGCTGCAGAAGGCGCTGCGGGTCGGCAAGCGGGCCCACGCCGAGACCTCCATCGACGAGGTGTCCCGCTCCCTGGTGACCCTCGGGCTAGACCAAGCCAGGCAGGTCCTGGGCGACCTGACCGAGGTCCGGACCGTCGTGCTGGGGGCCGGAGCCATGTCCGGTCTCGCCGTCGCGACCCTGGTGCGGGACGGGATCACCGATGTGACCGTCGTCAACCGCACCGGCGCCACCGCCAGGCGGCTCGCCGACCGTCACGGGGTGCGCGCGGCCGGCTGGCCGGAGATGGCGGCCCGAGCCGGTTCTGCCGACCTGCTCATCACCACGACCGGCGCGGTGGGTCAGGTGCTGGACGCGGCCGCGCTGGCCCAGGCCCGGCTGGACGCCGGCCGCACGGGTGCTCCCCAGGTCGTCCTCGACCTGGCCCTGCCCCGCGACATCGACCCCGAGGTGGGCCACCTGGCGGGCGTGCACCTGTGGGGCCTGGCCGAGCTGCAGGCCGAGGCCGAGCACGCCCGGCCCGCGACCCAGGACGCCACCCAGCAGGCCCAGGAGCAGGACGCCCTCGCCGCGGTGCGTGACCTGGTGACCGCCGAGGTCGCCGGCTACCTGACCGAGCGACGGGCTGCCCGGATCGCGCCCACCCTGGCTGCGCTGCGCTCCAGGGCCGCGAAGGTCGTCGACGCCGAGATGGCCCGCCTGGACCAGCGCCTGCCGCACCTGCCCGAGGACGAGCGCGCCGAGGTCCGGCGCACGGTCCAGCGGGTCGTGGACAAGCTGCTGCACACCCCGAGCGTCCGGGCCAGGCAGCTGCAGTCGGTCGACACCGGCGGCGTGGGCGACTACGGCCACGCCCTCCGCGAGCTGTTCGACCTCGACCCGCACGACATCGCGGTCGTCTCCTCCCCGCCGCCCGACATCGCGGTCGTCTCCTCAGCGCCGCCGACCGACCAAGGAGGTGCCCGGTGAGCGCCCGGTCCCTGCGTCTCGGCACCCGCGCCAGCGCGCTGGCCACGAGCCAGTCCGAGTGGGTCGCAGACCGGCTGCGCGCGGCCGGCCACGAGGTGGAGCTGGTGCTGGTCCGCACCGAGGGCGACGTCTCCCGGGCCAGCCTGCAGGAGATCGGCGGCACCGGGGTCTTCGCCTCCGCGCTGCGGGACTCCCTGCGACGCCGGGAGGTGGACCTGGCGGTCCACTCCCTCAAGGACATCCCCACCGCGCCCGAGCCCGACCTGACGATCGCGGCGGTCCCCGAGCGCGAGGACCCCCGCGACGTGCTCGTGGCCCGTGACGGCCTCACCCTGGCCGAGCTGCCCGCGGGCTCCGTCATCGGCACCGGCTCCCCGCGCCGGGCGGCCCAGCTCGCGCTGGCCCGCCCCGACCTGCAGGTCCGGGACATCCGCGGCAACGTCGGCACGCGGATCAACCTTGTCCACGACGGTGAGCTGGACGCGGTGGTCCTGGCCCGTGCCGGCCTGGCCCGCCTGGACCGGCTGGCCGACGCCACGGACACCCTCGAGCTGGGCATCATGCTCCCCGCGCCCGGCCAGGCCGCCCTCGCGGTGGAGTGCCGGGAGGACGACCTCGAGCTCGTCACGCTCCTGGCGCAGACCCTCGACCACGCTCCCACCCGGGCCGCGGTGACCGCCGAACGCGCCGTGCTGGCCGCCCTCGAGGCCGGCTGCACCGCCCCCATCGCCGCGCTGGCGACGCCGGCCGACCCGCCCGTCCCGGCCGAGCACCCCTCGGACGCCGCCGCCGGCGCGCTGTCCCTCTCTGTCTTCGTGGCGCTGCAGGACTTCACGCAGCGCCACGAGGCGACCGGCACCGATCCGGTCGCCCTGGGCCACGAGGTGGCCCAACAGCTGTTGACCGAGCAGTTGACGTCCCGTCCCGACCCCGCCGGCCTCGAGGCCGACCGTAGCCGCGGTGCGGCTGCCCGCGGGGCCTTCGAACCGGAGCCAGATCTGTGAGCACCGAAGCCTTCTCCATCCACCCCTCCCACCTGCCGACCCACGTGGCGGCCGCCCGCGTCGCCTTCGTCGGCGCCGGCCCCGGCGACCTCGGACTGCTCACCGTCCGGGCCCGGGACTACCTCGCGGCGGCTGACACCGTGGTGCTCGACAGCGCCGAGCTGGTCGAGCAGCTGGGTCCCTGGACCCGGGACGACGCCGACTTCGTCCTCACCACGACCGACAGCGGACGCGAGCGCACCGACGCGGCGCGCGTCAAGCTGCTCGTGCGCACCGCGACCCGGTACGCCGACCCGAGCCACCTGGTCGTCCGGCTCCTCGAGGGCGACCCGGTCGCCGACCCGGCCCTGACCCGCGAGGCGAGCGGCTGCCGCGAGGCCGGCATCCCCTTCGAGATCGTGCCGGGCGTGGCGACCGTCTGGTCGGTGCCGGCCTACGCCGGGATGCCCCTGTCCGGCACCGTCGGCAAGGGCGGCGCTCTGCACCTCATCGACGCCGAGGACTCGGGCACCGACTGGAGCCGTTCGGTCGACGACGAGATCACCGTGGTGGTCATGGGCTGCGGTGACCCGCTGCAGAAGGCCTTGACCGGCCTGCTCGAGGCCGGCCGGGACCCGCAGACCCCGGTCGCGCTCACCGAGCACGGCACCACCGTGCGCCAGCAGACGAGCGTGCTGTCCCTGGGCGAGACCGTCGAGGCCCTGGCGACGGGTGCCGCCGCCTGTCCCGACGCCTCGATCGCCGTCGTCGGGCACCCGGTGGAGCTGCGCTCCGAGCTGTCCTGGTGGGAGAGCCGGCCGTTGTTCGGCTGGTCGGTGCTGGTGCCCCGCACCAAGGAGCAGTCCGGCTCGATGACCGCCCGCATCGCGGCCTACGGCGCCACGTCCTCCGTCGTGCCGACGATCAGCGTCGAGCCGCCCCGCACCCCGCAGCAGATGGACCGCGCGATCAAGGGTCTCGTCACCGGCCGCTACGAGTGGATCGGCTTCACCTCCGTCAACGCGGTGAAGGCCATCCGGGAGAAGTTCGAGGAGCTGGGCCTGGACGCCCGGGCCTTCGCCGGGCTCAAGCTGGCAGCCGTCGGCGGCGTCACCGCCGACGCCCTGCGCGAGTGGGGCCTGGAGCCCGACCTGGTGCCCACCGGCGAGCACTCCGCCCGCGGCCTGCTCGAGGTCTGGCCGCCCTACGACGAGGTGCTGGACCCGATCGACCGGGTCTTCCTGCCCCGCGCGGACATCGCCACCGACACCCTCGTCGCGGGCCTGCAGGACATGGGCTGGGAGGTGGACGACGTGACGGCATACCGGACCGTGCGTGCCTCCCCGCCCCCGGCCCCGGTCCGGGAGGCGATCAAGGGCGGTGCCTTCGACGCCGTCTGCTTCACCTCCTCCTCGACCGTGCGCAACCTGGTCGGGATCGCCGGCAAGCCGCACCCCAACACCGTCGTGGCCTGCATCGGTCCGGCTACCGCGCAGACCGCGCAGGAGCACGGGCTGCGGGTCGACGTGGTGGCGGGCGAGGCCAGCTCGGTGGCGCTGGTGGACGCCCTGGCCGAGCACGCCCGGCACCTGGCCGAGGCGGCTCAGGCCGCCGGCGAGCCGGTCGTACGGCCCAGCCAGCGCAAGGCCACCGCCCGGCGCTCGCGGTCCCGCCGGTGATGCCCCAGCCGATCCAGCCGATCCAGCCGGTCCAACCGAGCCGGCCGGTCCCGCCGGTCTCGCGTCCGCACGAGCGGCCCCGCCGGCTGCGCACCACCCCGGCCCTGCGCCGGCTGGTCGCGGAGACCAGCGTGCGGCCCGCCGAGCTGATCCTGCCGGTCTTCGTCCGTGACGGGATCGAGGAGCCGGCGCCGATCGGCTCCATGCCGGGCGTGCTCCAGCACACCCCCGACAGCCTGGTCGCCGCCGCCCGGGAGGCGGTAGCGCTGGGTGTCGGCGGCATCATGGTCTTCGGGGTGCCGCGGCCCGAGGACAAGGACGCCACCGGCTCCTGCGGGCTGCGGCCCGACGGGGTGCTCAACGTCGGGCTGCGCCGGCTGCGGGACGAGCTGGGCGACAGCACGGTCCTGATGAGCGATCTGTGCCTGGACGAGTTCACCGACCACGGCCACTGCGGGGTACTCACCGACGACGGGCGCGTCGACAACGACGCCACCCTCGAGGTGTACGCGCAGATGGCGGTCGCCCAGGCGGAGGCCGGTGCCCACGTCGTCGCCCCCAGCGGGATGATGGACGGCCAGGTCCGCGTGGTCCGTGAGGCCCTCGACCAGGCCGGGCACCAGGACGTCGCCGTCCTGGCCTACACCGCCAAGTACGCCTCGGCCGCCTACGGCCCGTTCCGCGAGGCGGTGGCCTCCACCCTGCAGGGCGACCGGGCCACCTACCAGCAGGACCCGGCCAACCGCACCGAGAGCCTGCGCGAGCTGCGCCTCGACCTCGCCGAGGGTGCCGACATGGTCATGGTCAAGCCGGCCCTGCCCTACCTCGACGTGCTCTCCGACGTCGCGCAGGCATCCGACGTGCCGGTCGCGGCCTACCAGGTCAGCGGGGAGTACGCGATGATCGAGGCCGCCGCGGCCCAGGGCTGGCTGGACCGGGACCGGATGGTCCTGGAGACGCTGACCTCGATCCGTCGCGCAGGGGCCCAGAGCGTCCTCACCTACTACGCCGTGCACGCGGCCCGCCTGCTGCAGGGCCAGGGGCGATGACCCGCTGGCTGGACCCGCAGGAGCAGCACGCATGGCGGGCGATCCTGCGCTCGGCCCACGTGCTGCGGGTCGCGATGGACGAGGCCCTCGCCCCCCACGGGGTGTCCCTGGGGGAGTACGAGCTGCTGAGCATGCTCTCCGAGGCGCCCGGGTGCCGGATGCGGATGTCGGTCCTGGCCGACCTCATCGTCCAGTCCCGCAGCCGGGTCAGCCACACCGCCACCCGGCTCGAGCGGCAGGGCTGGGTCGAACGGGCACCCAGCCGCGAGGACGGCCGGGGCGTGGAGCTGGCCCTCACCGC containing:
- a CDS encoding redox-sensing transcriptional repressor Rex, translating into MAESTRRGVPEATVGRLPGYLQALSGLADQGRRSVSSEELAALAGVRSAQVRKDLSHLGSYGVRGVGYDVARLSEQVSAELGLSQDWPVVIVGMGNLGRALAAYGGLATRGFRVVAVADRDPAVVGTTVEGMPVCRLEDLDPLTTPVSVGVITTPGDQAQSVADQLVALGVRSILTFAPGVLTVPADVDVRAVDLGTELQILAFHQHQRSLVTAEAQTGVVS
- a CDS encoding uroporphyrinogen-III synthase, which encodes MSTEAFSIHPSHLPTHVAAARVAFVGAGPGDLGLLTVRARDYLAAADTVVLDSAELVEQLGPWTRDDADFVLTTTDSGRERTDAARVKLLVRTATRYADPSHLVVRLLEGDPVADPALTREASGCREAGIPFEIVPGVATVWSVPAYAGMPLSGTVGKGGALHLIDAEDSGTDWSRSVDDEITVVVMGCGDPLQKALTGLLEAGRDPQTPVALTEHGTTVRQQTSVLSLGETVEALATGAAACPDASIAVVGHPVELRSELSWWESRPLFGWSVLVPRTKEQSGSMTARIAAYGATSSVVPTISVEPPRTPQQMDRAIKGLVTGRYEWIGFTSVNAVKAIREKFEELGLDARAFAGLKLAAVGGVTADALREWGLEPDLVPTGEHSARGLLEVWPPYDEVLDPIDRVFLPRADIATDTLVAGLQDMGWEVDDVTAYRTVRASPPPAPVREAIKGGAFDAVCFTSSSTVRNLVGIAGKPHPNTVVACIGPATAQTAQEHGLRVDVVAGEASSVALVDALAEHARHLAEAAQAAGEPVVRPSQRKATARRSRSRR
- a CDS encoding glutamyl-tRNA reductase, whose translation is MSVLVVGISHHSAPIDLLERVALDNQGADALARQVHSAGNVEEAMVLATCNRLEVVVEASTFHGAVSEIGELLCELSGLDHDQLSPHLYVHHDERAVAHLFNLACGLDSMAVGESQILGQLRAALAAAQRDARLGPALNPLLQKALRVGKRAHAETSIDEVSRSLVTLGLDQARQVLGDLTEVRTVVLGAGAMSGLAVATLVRDGITDVTVVNRTGATARRLADRHGVRAAGWPEMAARAGSADLLITTTGAVGQVLDAAALAQARLDAGRTGAPQVVLDLALPRDIDPEVGHLAGVHLWGLAELQAEAEHARPATQDATQQAQEQDALAAVRDLVTAEVAGYLTERRAARIAPTLAALRSRAAKVVDAEMARLDQRLPHLPEDERAEVRRTVQRVVDKLLHTPSVRARQLQSVDTGGVGDYGHALRELFDLDPHDIAVVSSPPPDIAVVSSAPPTDQGGAR
- the hemB gene encoding porphobilinogen synthase, whose protein sequence is MPQPIQPIQPVQPSRPVPPVSRPHERPRRLRTTPALRRLVAETSVRPAELILPVFVRDGIEEPAPIGSMPGVLQHTPDSLVAAAREAVALGVGGIMVFGVPRPEDKDATGSCGLRPDGVLNVGLRRLRDELGDSTVLMSDLCLDEFTDHGHCGVLTDDGRVDNDATLEVYAQMAVAQAEAGAHVVAPSGMMDGQVRVVREALDQAGHQDVAVLAYTAKYASAAYGPFREAVASTLQGDRATYQQDPANRTESLRELRLDLAEGADMVMVKPALPYLDVLSDVAQASDVPVAAYQVSGEYAMIEAAAAQGWLDRDRMVLETLTSIRRAGAQSVLTYYAVHAARLLQGQGR
- a CDS encoding 30S ribosomal protein bS22, with product MGSVIKKRRKRMAKKKHRKLLRKTRHQRRNKK
- the hemC gene encoding hydroxymethylbilane synthase, which produces MSARSLRLGTRASALATSQSEWVADRLRAAGHEVELVLVRTEGDVSRASLQEIGGTGVFASALRDSLRRREVDLAVHSLKDIPTAPEPDLTIAAVPEREDPRDVLVARDGLTLAELPAGSVIGTGSPRRAAQLALARPDLQVRDIRGNVGTRINLVHDGELDAVVLARAGLARLDRLADATDTLELGIMLPAPGQAALAVECREDDLELVTLLAQTLDHAPTRAAVTAERAVLAALEAGCTAPIAALATPADPPVPAEHPSDAAAGALSLSVFVALQDFTQRHEATGTDPVALGHEVAQQLLTEQLTSRPDPAGLEADRSRGAAARGAFEPEPDL